Proteins from one Mycobacterium sp. EPa45 genomic window:
- a CDS encoding pyridoxamine 5'-phosphate oxidase family protein produces MGTNQRNQIVMSDAEIADFVARSRTGTMATIGADGQPHLVAMWYGVLDGEIWVETKAKSQKAVNLRRDPRVSFLIEDGMTYDSLRGVSFEGVAEIVEDPDTIFKVGVSVWERYNGPYTDDLKPAVDMMMNKRVAVRIVAKRTRSWDHGKLGLPSMPLAGSTAPTE; encoded by the coding sequence ATGGGAACCAATCAGCGCAATCAGATCGTCATGTCGGACGCCGAGATCGCCGATTTCGTGGCACGCAGCCGCACCGGCACGATGGCAACGATCGGGGCCGACGGCCAGCCGCATCTCGTGGCCATGTGGTACGGCGTGCTCGACGGTGAGATCTGGGTCGAGACCAAGGCCAAATCGCAGAAGGCGGTCAATCTCCGGCGCGACCCACGGGTGAGCTTCCTCATCGAGGACGGGATGACCTACGACTCGCTGCGCGGCGTCTCCTTCGAAGGTGTGGCCGAGATCGTCGAGGATCCCGACACCATCTTCAAGGTCGGCGTCAGCGTCTGGGAGCGCTACAACGGTCCCTACACCGACGACCTCAAGCCGGCCGTCGACATGATGATGAACAAGCGCGTGGCGGTGCGCATTGTCGCCAAGCGCACCAGGTCCTGGGATCACGGCAAGCTCGGCCTGCCGTCGATGCCGCTGGCCGGTTCCACCGCGCCCACCGAGTAG
- a CDS encoding RNA degradosome polyphosphate kinase, with amino-acid sequence MIGNVTETEAETRSTEDDWQPGDAAPEAPPAATATAVESELPEDRYLNRELSWLDFNARVLALAADTSLPLLERAKFLAIFASNLDEFYMVRVAGLKRRDEMGLSVRSADGLSPREQLRRIGERTRQISLRQAEVFIQSVRPALADEGIHIVTWADLTDAERSELSTYFHEQVFPVLTPLAVDPAHPFPFVSGLSLNMAITVKSPDDGGEHFARIKVPDNVDRFVVLKGTNGDSDVVRFLPTEELIAAFLPVLFPGMEIVEHHVFRITRNADMQVEEDRDEDLLQALERELARRRFGSPVRLEVADDMTEHMLELLLRELDVHPGDVVQVPGLLDLSSLWQVYDVDRPALKDRPFVPATHPAFAERETPKSIFSTLRDGDVLLHHPYDSFSTSVQRFIEQAAADPNVLAIKQTLYRTSGDSPIVNALIDAAQAGKQVVALVELKARFDEQANIKWARTLEDAGVHVVYGLIGLKTHCKTCLVVRREGSTIRRYCHIGTGNYNPKTARLYEDVGLITAAPDIGADLTDLFNSLTGYSRKVSYRNLLVAPHGVRKGIIERIEREIEAHRTRGDGRIRLKANALVDEQVIDALYRASQSGVRVEVVVRGICALKPGADGFSENIVVRSILGRFLEHSRIFHFNAINEFFIGSADMMHRNLDRRVEVLAQVKDPRLTAHLDEIFESAMDPSTRCWELGPDGHWTAAPQDGRQVRDHQVWLMERHRQH; translated from the coding sequence ATGATCGGAAACGTGACGGAGACGGAAGCCGAAACGCGATCGACGGAAGACGACTGGCAGCCGGGTGACGCCGCGCCGGAGGCGCCTCCCGCGGCTACAGCGACCGCGGTCGAAAGCGAACTGCCCGAAGACCGGTACCTCAACCGCGAGCTGAGCTGGCTGGATTTCAATGCCCGGGTGCTGGCCCTGGCGGCCGACACCTCGCTGCCCTTGCTCGAGCGCGCGAAGTTCCTGGCGATCTTCGCTTCTAATCTCGATGAGTTCTACATGGTCCGCGTGGCCGGGCTGAAACGTCGCGACGAGATGGGGTTGTCGGTGCGGTCGGCCGACGGGCTGTCCCCCCGCGAACAATTGCGCCGGATCGGCGAACGCACACGCCAGATCTCATTGCGCCAAGCCGAGGTCTTCATCCAGTCGGTGCGCCCCGCGTTGGCGGACGAGGGCATTCACATTGTCACGTGGGCCGACCTCACCGACGCCGAACGCAGCGAGTTGTCGACGTACTTTCACGAACAGGTCTTCCCCGTTCTCACTCCCCTCGCCGTCGACCCCGCGCACCCCTTCCCGTTCGTCAGCGGGCTGAGCCTCAACATGGCGATCACCGTCAAGTCCCCCGACGACGGTGGCGAGCACTTCGCCCGCATCAAGGTTCCCGACAACGTCGACCGGTTCGTAGTTCTCAAGGGCACCAACGGTGACAGCGACGTCGTCCGGTTCCTGCCGACCGAGGAACTCATCGCAGCGTTCCTGCCCGTGTTGTTCCCGGGCATGGAGATCGTGGAGCATCACGTCTTCCGCATCACCCGCAACGCCGACATGCAGGTCGAGGAAGACCGCGACGAGGATCTGCTCCAGGCGCTGGAACGTGAACTCGCGCGACGGCGATTCGGGTCTCCGGTGCGCCTCGAGGTCGCCGACGACATGACGGAGCACATGCTCGAACTCCTGCTGCGTGAGCTCGACGTGCATCCCGGTGATGTGGTCCAGGTGCCGGGGCTGCTGGATCTTTCGTCGTTGTGGCAGGTCTACGACGTGGACCGCCCGGCCCTCAAGGACCGCCCGTTCGTACCGGCCACCCATCCGGCCTTCGCGGAGCGCGAGACGCCGAAGAGCATCTTCTCGACCCTGCGCGACGGCGATGTACTGCTGCACCATCCCTACGACTCGTTCTCGACGAGCGTGCAGCGCTTCATCGAGCAGGCGGCCGCGGATCCGAATGTGTTGGCAATCAAGCAGACGCTGTACCGAACCTCCGGTGACTCCCCGATCGTCAACGCGCTCATCGACGCGGCCCAAGCGGGCAAGCAGGTGGTCGCCCTGGTGGAACTCAAGGCGCGCTTCGATGAGCAGGCCAACATCAAGTGGGCCCGGACCCTGGAAGATGCGGGCGTGCATGTCGTTTACGGGCTGATCGGGCTGAAGACCCACTGCAAGACCTGTCTGGTCGTGCGCCGCGAAGGATCGACGATCCGGCGCTACTGCCATATCGGCACCGGCAATTACAACCCGAAGACCGCGCGACTTTATGAGGACGTCGGCTTGATCACCGCCGCACCTGATATCGGCGCGGACCTCACAGACCTGTTCAACTCGCTGACCGGCTACTCCCGCAAGGTCAGCTACCGCAACCTTCTGGTCGCCCCGCACGGCGTGCGCAAGGGAATCATCGAGCGCATCGAACGTGAGATCGAAGCGCATCGCACACGTGGCGATGGCCGGATTCGGCTGAAGGCCAACGCCCTTGTCGACGAACAGGTCATCGACGCGCTCTACCGCGCATCGCAGTCCGGGGTGCGTGTCGAGGTGGTCGTGCGCGGCATCTGCGCCCTCAAACCGGGTGCGGACGGCTTCTCCGAGAACATCGTCGTGCGCTCGATTCTCGGCCGGTTCTTGGAGCATTCGCGGATTTTCCATTTCAACGCGATCAACGAATTCTTCATCGGGAGCGCCGACATGATGCACCGCAATCTCGATCGCCGCGTCGAGGTGCTGGCTCAGGTGAAAGACCCACGGCTCACCGCCCATCTCGACGAGATCTTCGAATCGGCGATGGATCCCTCGACGCGATGCTGGGAACTGGGCCCCGACGGCCACTGGACTGCGGCGCCGCAGGACGGCAGGCAGGTCCGCGACCATCAGGTGTGGCTGATGGAACGGCATCGGCAGCACTGA
- the cofC gene encoding 2-phospho-L-lactate guanylyltransferase — protein sequence MVNMSADIGVIIAVKRLAAAKTRLSPAFSADTREQVVLAMLVDTVTAARGAGAVASITVVTPDDTAAAAARELGADVLFDATPPTEPDPLNTAVRFAWAAVSKKTPNTVVLQGDLPALQTHELTEAVAHARAHRRSFVADRPRTGTAALFAFGVPLDPLLGRDSARRHRDSGAVELTGAWPGLRCDIDTIEDLEAARLLGVGAATTRAIAHPLRVNNA from the coding sequence ATGGTGAACATGAGCGCGGACATCGGCGTGATCATCGCGGTGAAACGTCTCGCGGCCGCCAAGACCAGACTGAGCCCGGCGTTCTCGGCGGACACCCGTGAGCAGGTGGTGCTCGCAATGTTGGTCGACACCGTCACTGCGGCCCGCGGAGCCGGCGCCGTGGCGTCGATCACCGTCGTCACCCCCGACGACACGGCGGCGGCCGCCGCCCGCGAGCTCGGCGCGGACGTGCTGTTCGACGCGACGCCACCGACCGAGCCCGACCCGTTGAACACCGCCGTGCGCTTCGCCTGGGCGGCAGTCAGTAAGAAGACACCGAACACCGTTGTGCTGCAAGGAGATTTGCCTGCTCTACAGACCCACGAACTCACCGAGGCGGTGGCACACGCCCGGGCCCACCGGCGCAGCTTCGTCGCCGACCGGCCCCGCACCGGCACAGCCGCGTTGTTCGCGTTCGGCGTTCCGCTCGATCCATTGCTCGGCCGTGACTCGGCCCGGCGGCACCGCGACTCCGGTGCTGTGGAACTCACCGGCGCCTGGCCGGGACTGCGCTGTGACATCGACACCATCGAAGACTTGGAGGCGGCCCGCCTCCTCGGCGTGGGAGCGGCGACCACCAGGGCAATCGCGCACCCGTTGAGGGTGAACAACGCTTGA
- the gltX gene encoding glutamate--tRNA ligase — MTATANESVRVRFCPSPTGIPHVGMVRTALFNWAYARHTGGTFVFRIEDTDAARDSEESYAALLEALRWLGLDWDEGPEIGGPHEPYRQSQRTDLYRDVLARLLDAGEAYLAYSTPEEVEARHVAAGRNPKLGYDNYDRDLTDEQRAAYEDEGRNAVVRLRMPGEDISWHDLVRGTTTFTAGTVPDFALTRATGEPLYTLVNPVDDALMKITHVLRGEDLLPSTPRQIALYQALIRIGVADRVPEFAHLPPVLGEGTKKLSKRDPESNLFLHRDRGFLPEGLLNYLALLGWGIAEDRDIFTLGEMVAAFDVVDVNSNPARFDQKKADAINAEHIRRLDEADFAARLRAYFEAHGHDTGLDDAGFATAAQLVQTRIVVLSDGWALLKFFDDNAYELDPKAAAKELGPDSVPVLEAAIAALDGVAQWSTPAIEEALKVALLDGLELKPRKAFGPIRVAATGATISPPLFESLELLGRDRSLQRLRGARDHTGAVE, encoded by the coding sequence ATGACCGCGACCGCCAACGAGTCGGTGCGCGTACGGTTCTGCCCGTCGCCGACCGGCATCCCGCATGTCGGCATGGTGCGCACCGCGTTGTTCAACTGGGCCTACGCCAGGCACACCGGTGGCACGTTCGTTTTCCGCATCGAGGACACCGACGCCGCGCGCGACTCCGAGGAAAGTTACGCCGCGCTGCTGGAGGCGCTGCGCTGGCTGGGCCTGGACTGGGACGAGGGCCCGGAGATCGGTGGCCCCCATGAGCCCTACCGGCAGTCGCAGCGCACCGACCTCTATCGGGACGTGCTGGCGCGTCTGCTCGACGCCGGTGAGGCCTACCTCGCCTACTCCACTCCCGAGGAGGTGGAGGCGCGGCACGTGGCGGCCGGACGCAATCCCAAACTGGGCTATGACAATTACGACCGCGACCTGACCGACGAGCAGCGCGCGGCCTACGAGGACGAAGGCCGTAATGCGGTGGTGCGGCTGCGGATGCCCGGCGAGGACATCAGCTGGCATGATCTGGTCCGCGGCACGACGACGTTCACCGCCGGAACGGTTCCCGATTTCGCCCTCACCCGGGCGACCGGAGAACCGTTGTACACGTTGGTCAATCCGGTCGATGACGCACTGATGAAGATCACCCACGTGTTGCGGGGTGAGGACCTGTTGCCGTCGACACCGCGTCAGATCGCGCTGTATCAGGCGCTGATTCGTATCGGAGTGGCCGATCGGGTACCCGAATTCGCACACCTGCCACCGGTGTTGGGCGAGGGCACCAAGAAGCTTTCGAAGCGTGACCCGGAGTCCAACCTGTTCCTGCATCGCGACCGGGGATTCCTGCCCGAGGGGCTGCTCAACTATCTTGCGCTGCTGGGCTGGGGGATCGCCGAGGATCGTGACATCTTCACCCTCGGCGAGATGGTGGCCGCCTTCGATGTCGTCGACGTCAACTCCAACCCGGCCCGGTTCGACCAGAAGAAGGCCGATGCCATCAACGCCGAACACATTCGCCGTCTTGACGAAGCGGATTTCGCCGCACGGTTGCGGGCGTACTTCGAGGCGCATGGGCACGACACCGGCCTAGACGATGCTGGTTTCGCCACTGCTGCACAGCTGGTGCAGACCCGCATCGTCGTGCTCTCCGACGGGTGGGCACTGCTGAAGTTCTTCGACGACAACGCCTACGAGCTCGATCCCAAGGCCGCCGCCAAGGAACTCGGCCCGGATTCGGTGCCGGTACTGGAGGCGGCGATCGCCGCCCTCGACGGGGTGGCGCAGTGGTCCACGCCGGCCATCGAGGAAGCGCTGAAGGTCGCGCTGCTCGACGGCCTCGAACTCAAGCCGCGCAAGGCGTTCGGGCCGATCCGGGTGGCCGCCACCGGAGCCACCATCAGCCCGCCGCTGTTCGAATCGCTGGAGCTGCTGGGACGCGACCGGAGCCTGCAGCGACTGCGCGGGGCGCGCGACCATACCGGGGCCGTGGAATAG
- a CDS encoding IclR family transcriptional regulator, protein MRQDSGIGVLDKAVGVLHSIADSPCGLAELCERTGLPRATAHRLAAGLEVHRLLARDTAGRWRLGPAISELAAHVNDPLLAAGATVLPRLREITGESVQLYRREGTSRICVAALEPPAGLRDTVPVGTRLPMTAGSGAKVLLAFSDNATQQAVLPTAKFTERTLAEVRRRGWAQSAAEREPGVASVSAPVRDRTGAVVAAVSVSGPIDRMGRRPGARWAADLVAAADALTRRL, encoded by the coding sequence ATGAGACAGGATAGCGGCATCGGCGTGCTCGACAAAGCCGTGGGCGTACTGCACTCGATCGCCGACTCACCCTGCGGATTGGCCGAACTCTGCGAGCGGACCGGTCTCCCGCGCGCCACCGCGCACCGGCTCGCCGCCGGCCTGGAAGTCCACCGCCTGCTCGCCCGCGACACGGCGGGCCGGTGGCGCCTGGGACCGGCGATCTCCGAATTGGCCGCCCACGTCAACGATCCGCTGCTGGCGGCGGGCGCAACGGTGTTGCCCCGGCTGCGGGAGATCACAGGCGAGAGCGTGCAGCTGTACCGCCGCGAAGGCACCTCCCGGATCTGTGTGGCCGCGCTGGAACCCCCTGCCGGACTTCGCGATACCGTGCCCGTCGGAACGCGCCTGCCGATGACGGCGGGGTCCGGGGCCAAGGTGCTGCTGGCCTTCAGCGATAACGCCACCCAGCAGGCCGTGCTGCCGACAGCGAAATTCACCGAACGCACGCTGGCCGAGGTCCGCCGCCGCGGCTGGGCGCAGAGCGCTGCCGAACGCGAGCCCGGGGTGGCCAGTGTGTCGGCGCCGGTGCGGGATCGCACCGGCGCGGTGGTGGCGGCCGTGTCGGTATCTGGCCCGATCGACCGGATGGGACGCCGGCCCGGCGCCCGCTGGGCAGCCGATCTGGTGGCCGCCGCCGACGCGCTCACCCGTCGACTGTGA
- a CDS encoding bifunctional NUDIX hydrolase/histidine phosphatase family protein: MAKRASRDSSRTKSTKKSATKKGKTLQRRVIAAGAALWRPDPDTGELHVALIHRPRYDDWSLPKGKVDPGENEPVAAVREIWEETGQRSQLGRRLIQTHYPIPQGTKIVHYWAARALGGDFTPNAEVDLLEWLPVDDAAQRLTYPHDRAVLKAFTKQPADTTTVLIVRHGTAGIKSRYKGDDRSRPLDKNGRAQAESLAGQLMAFGATEVYAADRARCIQTVEPLAQELGVTISAETSLTEEAYADDPDAAHNRIIKIAAQGGTPVICTQGKVIPYLLAWWRGTDKPDKSRNRKGSTWVLSLAGDQVVAADYIDSPLATRP, from the coding sequence GTGGCCAAGAGAGCGTCACGTGACAGCTCGAGGACCAAATCGACCAAGAAGTCAGCGACCAAGAAGGGCAAGACGCTTCAGCGACGGGTCATTGCGGCCGGCGCGGCGTTGTGGCGACCCGACCCCGACACCGGCGAGCTGCACGTCGCGCTGATTCATCGGCCTCGATACGACGACTGGTCCCTACCCAAGGGCAAAGTCGATCCCGGAGAGAACGAACCGGTCGCCGCGGTACGCGAGATCTGGGAGGAGACCGGTCAGCGCTCCCAGCTGGGCCGGCGCCTGATCCAGACCCACTATCCGATCCCGCAGGGCACCAAGATCGTTCACTACTGGGCGGCGCGGGCGCTGGGCGGCGATTTCACGCCCAACGCAGAAGTCGACCTGCTGGAATGGCTGCCCGTCGACGATGCGGCACAGCGTCTGACCTACCCACACGACCGCGCGGTGCTCAAGGCTTTCACCAAACAACCGGCGGACACCACGACGGTGTTGATCGTCCGGCACGGAACGGCGGGTATCAAGTCGCGCTACAAGGGCGACGACCGGAGCCGGCCGCTGGACAAGAACGGTCGCGCACAAGCGGAATCACTGGCCGGCCAACTGATGGCGTTCGGGGCCACCGAGGTCTACGCGGCCGACCGAGCGCGGTGCATCCAGACAGTCGAACCACTGGCACAGGAACTCGGAGTGACGATCTCCGCCGAGACCAGCCTCACCGAAGAGGCGTACGCCGACGATCCGGACGCCGCGCACAACCGCATCATCAAGATCGCCGCGCAGGGTGGCACACCGGTCATCTGCACACAGGGCAAGGTCATTCCGTACCTGCTGGCGTGGTGGCGCGGCACCGATAAGCCGGACAAGTCGCGAAATCGCAAAGGCAGCACCTGGGTGCTGTCGTTGGCCGGGGACCAGGTGGTGGCCGCCGACTACATCGACAGCCCGCTCGCGACAAGGCCCTGA
- a CDS encoding HU family DNA-binding protein, which produces MNKAELIDVLTEKLGSDRRQATLAVENVVDTIVRAVHKGDSVTITGFGVFEQRRRAARVARNPRTGETVKVKPTSVPAFRPGAQFKAVVSGSQKLPSEGPAVKRGAVGGAVKKAAAKKAVRKAVVKKAAAKAPAKKAAPAKKAAPAKKAPAKKAAPAKKAAPAKKAPAKKAPAKKAAPAKKAPAKKAPAKKAAPAKKAAPAKKAAAKKAPAKKGRR; this is translated from the coding sequence ATGAACAAAGCAGAGCTCATCGACGTACTCACGGAGAAACTGGGCTCAGATCGTCGGCAGGCAACTCTGGCGGTGGAGAACGTTGTTGACACCATTGTGCGCGCGGTGCACAAGGGCGACAGTGTGACCATCACCGGCTTCGGCGTTTTCGAGCAGCGGCGTCGTGCCGCTCGTGTGGCGCGTAACCCGCGCACCGGCGAAACCGTCAAAGTAAAGCCGACTTCCGTTCCCGCTTTCCGTCCCGGCGCTCAATTCAAGGCCGTCGTCTCTGGTTCACAGAAGCTTCCGTCGGAAGGCCCCGCGGTCAAGCGCGGTGCTGTCGGCGGCGCCGTCAAGAAAGCTGCGGCCAAGAAGGCCGTTCGCAAGGCGGTCGTGAAGAAGGCTGCGGCCAAGGCTCCGGCTAAGAAGGCGGCACCGGCCAAGAAGGCTGCACCGGCGAAGAAGGCTCCGGCTAAGAAGGCTGCACCGGCTAAGAAGGCTGCACCGGCCAAGAAGGCTCCGGCTAAGAAGGCTCCGGCCAAGAAGGCCGCGCCCGCCAAGAAGGCTCCGGCTAAGAAGGCTCCGGCCAAGAAGGCCGCGCCCGCCAAGAAGGCTGCACCGGCCAAAAAGGCTGCCGCCAAGAAGGCTCCGGCCAAAAAGGGCCGTCGCTAA
- a CDS encoding fumarylacetoacetate hydrolase family protein: MRLGRIASPDGVAFVSIEGDRGSETVREIAEHPFGTPTFTGRTWPLADVRLLAPILASKVVCMGKNYAAHIEEMGGEAPEDPVIFLKPNTAIIGPGVPIQLPANASPVHHEGELAVVIGRPCKDVPAARAAENILGYTIANDVSARDQQKADGQWMRAKGHDTFCPTGPWIVTDLDPSDLEIRTEVNGQVRQLSRTSMMIHDIGAIIEWISAVMTLLPGDLILTGTPEGVGPIENGDTVSVSIEGIGTLTNPVIRKGN, translated from the coding sequence ATGCGCCTGGGTCGAATCGCCAGCCCTGATGGGGTCGCCTTCGTGAGCATCGAAGGGGACCGCGGGAGCGAAACCGTTCGTGAAATCGCCGAGCACCCCTTCGGCACGCCGACGTTCACCGGCCGGACCTGGCCGCTGGCCGATGTCCGCCTGCTGGCACCGATCCTGGCCAGCAAGGTGGTCTGCATGGGCAAGAACTACGCGGCCCACATCGAGGAGATGGGCGGCGAGGCCCCGGAAGATCCCGTCATCTTCCTCAAGCCGAACACCGCGATCATCGGCCCTGGTGTGCCAATTCAGTTGCCCGCCAACGCTTCACCGGTGCACCACGAGGGTGAGCTCGCCGTGGTGATCGGCCGCCCCTGCAAGGACGTTCCGGCGGCCCGCGCCGCGGAGAACATCCTTGGCTACACGATCGCCAACGACGTGTCCGCTCGCGATCAGCAGAAGGCCGACGGTCAGTGGATGCGCGCCAAGGGGCATGACACGTTCTGTCCCACCGGCCCATGGATCGTCACCGACCTCGATCCCTCCGATCTTGAAATCCGCACCGAGGTCAACGGCCAGGTGCGCCAACTGAGCCGAACGTCGATGATGATCCACGATATCGGGGCCATCATCGAGTGGATTTCGGCGGTGATGACGTTGCTGCCCGGCGATCTCATTCTCACCGGTACGCCCGAAGGGGTGGGGCCCATCGAGAACGGCGACACGGTCAGCGTCAGCATCGAGGGCATCGGAACGCTGACGAATCCTGTGATCCGGAAGGGCAATTGA
- the leuC gene encoding 3-isopropylmalate dehydratase large subunit, translated as MAQSDKPRTLPEKVWADHVVVAGTGTGASREPDLIYIDLHLVHEVTSPQAFDGLRLAGRPVHRPDLTIATEDHNVPTVDIDKPIADPISRTQVETLRRNCAEFGVRLHPMGDAEQGIVHVMGPQLGLTQPGMTIVCGDSHTSTHGAFGSIAMGIGTSEVEHVLATQTLPLRPFKTMAVNVDGALPPGVSAKDIILAVIAKIGTGGGQGYVIEYRGSTIESLSMESRMTICNMSIEAGARAGMVAPDETTYEFLRGRPYAPTGADWDAAVTAWEALKTDEGAEFDTEVYIDATTLSPFVTWGTNPGQGIPLSESVPDPELMTGDDERQAAEKALAYMDLRAGTPMREVGVDAVFVGSCTNGRIEDLRVVADVLRGRKVADGVRMLIVPGSMRVRAQAESEGLGEIFTAAGADWRQAGCSMCLGMNPDQLAPGERCASTSNRNFEGRQGKGGRTHLVSPAVAAATAVRGTLSSPADLEN; from the coding sequence ATGGCTCAGTCCGACAAGCCCAGGACACTGCCCGAGAAGGTGTGGGCCGACCACGTCGTGGTCGCCGGAACCGGCACCGGAGCATCGCGTGAACCCGATCTGATCTACATCGATCTGCACCTCGTCCACGAGGTGACCAGCCCGCAGGCGTTCGACGGGCTGCGGCTGGCCGGCCGTCCGGTGCACCGTCCGGACCTCACGATCGCCACCGAAGATCACAACGTTCCGACCGTCGACATCGACAAGCCGATCGCCGACCCGATCTCCCGGACCCAGGTCGAGACGTTGCGGCGTAACTGCGCCGAGTTCGGCGTGCGACTGCACCCGATGGGCGACGCGGAGCAGGGGATCGTCCACGTGATGGGACCGCAACTGGGCCTGACCCAGCCCGGCATGACAATCGTGTGCGGTGACAGCCACACCTCCACGCACGGCGCGTTCGGTTCGATCGCGATGGGGATCGGCACCTCCGAAGTCGAGCATGTGCTTGCCACTCAGACGCTTCCGCTGCGGCCGTTCAAGACGATGGCGGTCAACGTCGATGGGGCACTGCCGCCCGGTGTGAGCGCCAAAGACATCATCTTGGCGGTGATCGCCAAGATCGGCACCGGCGGCGGCCAGGGCTATGTCATCGAATACCGGGGCAGCACCATCGAATCGCTGTCGATGGAAAGCCGGATGACGATCTGCAATATGAGCATCGAGGCCGGCGCCCGCGCCGGAATGGTCGCGCCGGACGAGACGACGTATGAATTCCTGCGCGGCCGTCCCTACGCGCCGACGGGCGCGGACTGGGACGCGGCAGTGACCGCGTGGGAGGCGCTGAAGACCGACGAGGGTGCCGAATTCGACACCGAGGTCTACATCGACGCGACGACGCTGAGCCCGTTCGTGACGTGGGGTACCAATCCCGGCCAGGGCATTCCGCTGTCCGAGTCGGTGCCGGACCCCGAGTTGATGACCGGCGATGACGAGCGTCAGGCCGCCGAGAAGGCGTTGGCATACATGGACCTTCGGGCGGGCACTCCGATGCGGGAGGTCGGCGTCGACGCCGTCTTCGTCGGCTCGTGCACCAATGGGCGCATCGAGGATCTGCGGGTGGTGGCCGACGTGCTGCGTGGCCGCAAGGTCGCCGACGGGGTGCGGATGCTGATCGTGCCGGGCTCGATGCGAGTGCGCGCGCAGGCCGAAAGCGAAGGGCTGGGCGAGATCTTCACCGCCGCCGGCGCCGACTGGCGGCAGGCCGGCTGCTCAATGTGCCTGGGAATGAACCCCGATCAGCTGGCGCCGGGTGAGCGCTGCGCCTCGACGTCCAACCGGAACTTCGAAGGCCGGCAGGGCAAGGGCGGCCGCACGCATCTGGTTTCGCCTGCTGTCGCGGCCGCGACCGCGGTCCGCGGAACGCTGTCCTCACCTGCCGATCTCGAAAACTAG
- the leuD gene encoding 3-isopropylmalate dehydratase small subunit, with product MDAFHTHTGIGVPLRRSNVDTDQIIPAVYLKRVTRTGFEDGLFAAWRNDPSFVLNLSPFDRGSVLVAGPDFGTGSSREHAVWALMDFGFRVVISSRFADIFRGNAGKAGLLAAEVAQDDVELLWKLIEQNPGLEITVNLQDRNITAGTAVVPFTIDDYTAWRLLEGLDDIGLTLRKRDEIRAFEAARPSWKPRIPTTS from the coding sequence ATGGATGCCTTTCACACCCACACCGGCATCGGCGTTCCATTGCGTCGATCCAATGTCGACACCGACCAGATCATTCCGGCGGTGTATTTGAAACGGGTCACGCGAACGGGTTTCGAGGACGGATTGTTCGCCGCATGGCGCAACGATCCCTCGTTCGTTCTGAATCTCAGCCCCTTCGACCGGGGTTCGGTGTTGGTCGCCGGACCCGATTTCGGCACCGGCTCATCGCGCGAGCATGCGGTCTGGGCGCTCATGGACTTCGGATTCCGGGTCGTCATCTCATCTCGCTTCGCCGACATCTTTCGGGGCAACGCCGGCAAGGCCGGGCTGTTGGCGGCCGAAGTCGCTCAAGATGATGTTGAACTTCTCTGGAAGCTCATCGAGCAGAATCCGGGGCTGGAAATCACTGTCAATCTTCAAGATCGAAATATCACCGCGGGAACAGCCGTGGTGCCGTTCACGATTGACGACTACACAGCTTGGAGACTGCTGGAAGGTCTCGACGATATCGGCCTTACGCTGCGGAAACGCGACGAAATCCGAGCTTTCGAGGCGGCCCGCCCGAGTTGGAAACCGCGCATTCCGACGACCTCCTGA